One genomic region from Homo sapiens chromosome 12 genomic scaffold, GRCh38.p14 alternate locus group ALT_REF_LOCI_1 HSCHR12_2_CTG2 encodes:
- the TAS2R45 gene encoding taste receptor type 2 member 45: protein MITFLPIIFSILVVVTFVIGNFANGFIALVNSTEWVKRQKISFADQIVTALAVSRVGLLWVLLLNWYSTVLNPAFYSVELRTTAYNIWAVTGHFSNWPATSLSIFYLLKIANFSNLIFLRLKRRVKSVILVVLLGPLLFLACHLFVVNMNQIVWTKEYEGNMTWKIKLRRAMYLSDTTVTMLANLVPFTVTLISFLLLVCSLCKHLKKMQLHGKGSQDPSTKVHIKVLQTVISFFLLRAIYFVSVIISVWSFKNLENKPVFMFCQAIGFSCSSAHPFILIWGNKKLKQTYLSVLWQMRY from the coding sequence ATGATAACTTTTCTGCCCATCATATTTTCCATTCTAGTAGTGGTTACATTTGTTATTGGAAATTTTGCTAATGGCTTCATAGCGTTGGTAAATTCCACCGAGTGGGTGAAGAGACAAAAGATCTCCTTTGCTGACCAAATTGTCACTGCTCTGGCGGTCTCCAGAGTTGGTTTGCTCTGGGTGTTATTATTAAATTGGTATTCAACTGTGTTGAATCCAGCTTTTTATAGTGTAGAATTAAGAACTACTGCTTATAATATCTGGGCAGTAACCGGCCATTTCAGCAACTGGCCTGCTACTAGCCTCAGCATATTTTATTTGCTCAAGATTGCCAATTTCTCCAACCTTATTTTTCTTCGCTTAAAGAGGAGAGTTAAGAGTGTCATTCTGGTGGTGCTGTTGGGGCCTTTGCTATTTTTGGCTTGTCATCTTTTTGTGGTAAACATGAATCAGATTGTATGGACAAAAGAATATGAAGGAAACATGACTTGGAAGATCAAATTGAGGCGTGCAATGTACCTTTCAGATACGACTGTAACCATGCTAGCAAACTTAGTACCCTTTACTGTAACCCTGATATCTTTTCTGCTGTTAGTCTGTTCTCTGTGTAAACATCTCAAGAAGATGCAGCTCCATGGCAAAGGATCTCAAGATCCCAGTACCAAGGTCCACATAAAAGTTTTGCAAACTGTGATCTCCTTCTTCTTGTTACGTGCCATTTACTTTGTGTCTGTAATAATATCAGTTTGGAGTTTTAAGAATCTGGAAAACAAACCTGTCTTCATGTTCTGCCAAGCTATTGGATTCAGCTGTTCTTCAGCCCACCCGTTCATCCTGATTTGGGGAAACAAGAAGCTAAAGCAGACTTATCTTTCAGTTTTGTGGCAAATGAGGTACTGA